The following nucleotide sequence is from Psychroserpens sp. Hel_I_66.
TTTAATTTTGGCATCAAGGATTCAATTATTTAAATCTAACGCAAAATAGCCATTAAAAATATCTACTTATAAAATTAATTTGAAAAACTTTGCAAAATTAATTGCTTAGTGTTTGAATAATTCATATTTATTTCTACCTTTGCAGCCCTCTAAAGAGAGGGTTTAATATAAATTATATAGAAATATATGCCAACAATTTCACAATTAGTACGAAAAGGAAGGACCAAAATAACCAAGAAGAGTAAATCGGCTGCCTTAGATTCGTGTCCACAAAGACGTGGTGTGTGTACTCGTGTTTATACAACGACACCTAAAAAACCAAACTCAGCAATGCGTAAGGTAGCAAGGGTTCGTTTAACAAACGGAAACGAGGTTAATGCATACATCGGTGGTGAAGGACATAATCTACAAGAGCACTCGATAGTATTGGTTAGAGGTGGAAGGGTAAAAGATTTGCCAGGAGTTAGATATC
It contains:
- the rpsL gene encoding 30S ribosomal protein S12, which encodes MPTISQLVRKGRTKITKKSKSAALDSCPQRRGVCTRVYTTTPKKPNSAMRKVARVRLTNGNEVNAYIGGEGHNLQEHSIVLVRGGRVKDLPGVRYHIVRGALDTAGVAGRTQRRSKYGAKRPKK